The sequence TGGCCCTCACTGGGCCAGGGAGCCTTgcccagggggcagggcccagagTAAAGCCTGGAGGGGCCGCAGGGTTGTGCGGTGACTGGCCCAGGGCTCCCGCCCACTGAACAACAAGCCCCTGGGCGATGCCGAAATACCTGCGAGGGGCTGCGCCCCTGAGCCCAGACCCCTCTGGGCCGCCCCCACAGTCCTGCCCACGGCCTGCGGCACCAGCGGGGCTCCCCCTGCCAGGCTCCGCCTGCGCCCGGCCCCGGCGCACCTGCCCGGAGCGGAGCGGCCCCTCCGCAGTGCGCAGGGCCGGCGGGACGCGGGCGGAGCGGCTCCCCGGCTGCTCGTCCCGGCCGCTCGTCCCGGCCGAGCCGCGCAGGGGGGCCCGCCCCGGGGCGGGATGGCGGCGCCGGGGGACCCCGGTGACATCACAATGGTGGCCGGCCCGAGCGCCGGGCTGGGCACggaggggcggcggcggcggcggcggggctgaCTCATGGGTtcccggcggcggcggctcctccccgcccagcccctctccagcccctgcccatgGGCCGCTGCCCCAGCGCTCCGCGGCTAGCGGGGGTGGAGTCGCCGGTGCCCGCTCCCCGCCTGCCGCTCCGGCCCGGCAGAGGCCGCGGGTCTGCCCGCGCTGCACGTGGGCCATGGAGGAGAAGCTctcggccgccgccgccgcccccgccgGGCTGCCCGGCCGCCGGGGCCAGCCGGCCGTGCGCTGCCTGGGCATCGCGGTGGACGAGGACAACGTCCGGCCCGGCGCGCTGCGGCTGATCCGCGAGCTGAGACCGCAGTGGGCGCCGGAGCGCGTGAAAACCAAGGTACGGGGCGAGCGTCCCGTCCCCTCCCGGGGGCTGCGAGGGGCCGGGCTGGACCGgctgccccccgccgccgcccccggccAGCCCGGTTTCCATGGCTCTCGCCCAGGCAGGCGGAAGGGAAACCGCTTGCTGGGGCGAGATCTGGTCTGGGCAGCCGCCTCCCGCAGCACCCCGGGGGCGGTGCAAGTTCGCCTGGGCTCTGGAGCTAGACAAGCCCCTGGAAGGGGCGAGGTTTGCGCCCAGTGACCTGCTCCGGGTCTTTCCTCCCTCGCCGGGGGATGTTGCCGGGCACCTTTTCGCAGcccccccgttcccccccccGGGCGGTCCCAGGGGCGCTAGGGTGGCCGCGAAGAGCTGAGGAGTGACTGGGCGGATTCATGTTCCCTGCAGAACTCTGAAATGCCTGTTGcacgttggagatttttaagagcaggttagaggGGCACCTGCCAGGGACGCTGGAGGCCAGCGCGCTCCTCCAAGTGGTGGTCCGCgggccatcggctgccggtctgcccGCACAGTGGGAAGAACATTGCCAGCCCCCCACCTCAGACAGCTGGAGAAGCAGTGGTCTGGAGAATACCTGGGCCTGCtgtgggtgcagggggctgggctagatgacctctcgagggcccttccagtcctgtgattctgtgATCCATGAACCCTGGTTCTCCCCAGGCAGAGGCATCGAATCCTTAGAGCCAGAGACCAGGCACTGGGACTCCAAGAATCTGTTCCTGGTTGTGCCACTAACTGgctttgctgctctgtgcctcggtttccccatctgtaaaatagggatggtAATAGgcacctgaagaagtggggtttttacccgcaaaagcttatggccaaataaatctgcttgtctttaaggtgccaccagactccttgttgtttttatagggATGGTAATGACACATTGCCTAGCTTAGCTCATcagtatttgtaaagtgctttgagatccctgcaTGAAAATATTCTGTAGCTGGGCAGCAAGGGCACAGTACTAGTACAGTATCGATGTAATCTAGCACTCAGACAAGCCCGTGCGCTTATTTCCAGTGTGCCTGGAGCATCCTTAGTAATATATTAGTAGCCCAGAGTCATTTAAATACAAGAAGCTGTGTCAAAATATCTGTGCCAGGGCAGCTGCTAATAGACAGGAGACTCTTGAGTTAAGGCTGTgatctcttcagggcaggggctgtctgtcatgtgtttgtacagccccttgAGCCCCGGTCTCAGCTGAGCCCTCTAACTGCTACCTATAATACAAAGCGTTCGTAATAAGACTCTTGTCAGCCGTCTTGTATCCATGCGTTGATGTTGTGTTGAACAGCAGATCTTACTTGTGTAAGCCTAAGGGGAAGCCTTAAATCGTAGCCCCAGCTGATGTTactttatatttgtttgttttttttttaacatggggagagagactttctttttaaaaaaaatttttcaaaaagaccattttttttattaaagagagAATTGgagcagatccttagctggtacaTATCAGCACCATGATGGGGTGACGCTGATTTACCCTGCCTAGCTCCATGGTGTCCGAGCCAGCCTCTTAGGTACTGTGCACCACTGCAGATGTTAAAGGCTAAGTCTTTAGAGTGGCCAAGGTCTGCTCGGTGTAGGACCCAGGAAAGCTGGGTAAAGGTGGCTGTACGCCCCCCCGATGCCCACACACAATTCTGGGGCCAGCTGAAGATTGTCCAGCCCCCCAGTGCAAGTAAAAGGAGCCTACAGCTTGCACTCGGTTACGCCCAACTGCAGTGGTCtccaaggatctggccccaccACCAGTGCATCCCCTAGTTCTGCCACTAAGCAGAAAGCATCTCCCTGCAGGGgactggaatcatagaatcatagagtcatagactatcagggttggaagggacccctgaaggtcatctagtccaaccccctgctcgaagcaggaccaattcccaattaaatcatcccagccagggctttgtcaagcctgaccttaaaaacctctaaggaaggagattctaccacctccctaggtaacacattccagtgtttcaccaccctcttagtgaaaaagtttttcctaatatccaatctaaacctcccccactgcaacttgagaccattactcctcgttctgtcatctgctaccattgagaacagtctagagccatcctctttggaaccccctttcaggtagttgaaagcagctatcaaatcccccctcattcttctcttctgcaggctaaacaatcccagctccctcagcctctcctcataagtcatgtgttccagtcccctaatcatttttgttgcccttcgctggactctctccaatttatccacatccttcttgaagtgtggggcccaaaactggacacagtactccagatgaggcctcaccaatgtcgaatagaggggaacgatcacgtccctcgatctgctcgctatgcccctacttatacatcccaaaatgccattggccttcttggcaacaagggcacactgctgactcatatccagcttctcgtccactgtcacccctaggtccttttccgcagaactgctgcctagccattcggtccctagtctgtagctgtgcattgggttcttccgtcctaagtgcaggaccctgcacttatccttattgaacctcatcagattccttttggcccaatcttccaattggtctaggtccttctgtatcctatccctcccctccagcgtatctaccactcctcccagtttagtatcatccgcaaatttgctgagagtgcaatccacaccatcctccagatcatttatgaagatattgaataaatccggccccaggaccgacccttggggcactccacttgataccggctgccaactagacatggagccattgatcactacccgttgagcctgacaatttagccagctttctacccaccttatagtgcatggactagatgacctctcgaggtcccttccactcctatgattctatgctggagAGCTTCAGGGCATTGTAAGCAAGCTTGATCGCATACTATCAGAGGGGTGCCTGCTTCTCTCTCACCTTAGATGTGATAAGGAGAGCCAGCACAATACATTCAGCGCTGAAGCCCTGTCTGGACTGCAGCAGGTTGGAGATCTATGCTGTGCATTCCAGTATCTTTAAGGCTGTGTTGGCAACACAGAAAGGCCCCTGCTTAAATACTCATGGAGTTACCATCCAATGAAAGAGACAGGAGATGCACGGGAGCACTTTGGGGTGAAGAATGGCTGTGAGAATGTCTGAATAGGCAGGGATGTGTGTGTCACATTCACTCTGCAGTTGACACTTCCGGGAACGTCTCAGGTGGTCTCCTGAGCAGCTGTCCTTGTTCCTGGAAGCTGGAGGAGCTGTGAGATGCTGGGTACGCAGGTCGTCAGCAGTGCTGAAATGAACGTCATGGAATGCCAGCAGGATCAATACCAACAGTCCAATTCACACCCACAGGAAAGATCTGAATGGACTTCAGATCCGAAAATGGAGAAGAACTGAGGCAGAGTTCAGTTTGCCGAAGAGGAAGGGGCTGCTGAGCTAGAactgctgggggagtgggaccTGTCCACAGGAAATTCCGTTCTCGCCCTCACGTAACCTGGGGCTATTCTATTCCATGTGCAGGGGGCTAGTTTCAGTGGGTCCCacccttagctggtataaatctggaTAGTTCCAGTGatatcaatggaactatgccggtttgtaccagctgaggatttggcccattggaTCTGAAAGGAGGAGGacagggagaggctgagggcGAAGACTTTAAGGAAATATGAGTCTTATGGTATTTACTTCTCTCTGGCCTGTGAAGCTCAAATCAGTTTCCTTTTTACTTATAGGGGAAAAGCATATTGTCACCTACAGCGAAGCTACTAAAGCTCCAGATCATGTCCCGGGCAGTGCTGGACAAAGGTAGCATCAGCTTGGGCGGTACGGCACCAGGCTGTGCCCTTGGTGCTGCCGGTTCTGCAACAGCGGGTAGCCTGAGCAATGCCTGCTTTGGGCATGGCATCCCTCCCCTGTGCATCAGGCCATAATGCTGGGCACTGCCCGCCCCGGCAAAACAAGCCCCattggattgcaccctcagtgcCACTGTCTCATCAGCACCCAGACTGACTCTGCCCGTCCCATTGCACTCCCGGGCAGCACCAGATCTGCCTTCTGAAAGGCCCAAGGATCCAAGCCTGCATTTCCCACAGCAGGATGGCTCGGTGGGTGGCAAGGATTGCCTTTGCGGGGGCGCCTTGCTCAGCACTGGCTTGCAGCCGGAGCTAGCAGCCCCTCGCTTCTTTCCACAAGCATCAGATTCccccaacttttaaaaaatcgaaGAGAAAAGTGGCCCTTGGAAACAGCATTAATCTCAACTTAACCCGGGGCTAAGGGTTCCGCTTCGCCCCCATCTCGTTGGCTCCTTTGACTTCCGtggagttactcctcatttacTCCAGTGtgagtgagaggggaatcaggccAATATTTCTTGCCGTCCCCAGACCATCTGGAATGGCCTCCCTTCCCCATCAATCCACACCTCTGTGCGTTtcctctgcttcccaagagagaGCATAGACAGGAGCATAGAGGGAGAGATCTGCAGGAAGAAGGGTCATTGAGTTGGAGAGgacgggggaaggggagaagactCCGTGTATCCGGGCATCCAGCCAAGTTAAGGAGAAGCCCGAACAAAACCCTCTTTCCATCTGTGAGGAGCCATCAGATTAGTGACAGAGGCATCCCCAGCAGAGACATCCCCGCTGTCAATGATCAAAGTGCTGTCAATGATCCCTgcggttggttggtttgtttcatTTGCTCCTCGCTGTGTTTTGTGCCTGAGGCTCTGTGCCAGTTCAGGGATTCTGCCCGCGGGGCAGCTCAGAACCTACAGAGGCCTGAGCCGCGGCCCTCAACACCTCAAGGTGGAACGGTTCTTTTAGCTCTCTTGAGTCGCCAGCCGGAAAACAGCCCAAACCACCCAGCTGTGCCTGGTGCCTTCATCAGCGCCTCCAGCTAGCTGAGAACTTatcacagccccctcccccaccccaccccggttCGAAACCCTGCTGAGCGCCCCCATTGAACTGGGATCGAGTGTCAGGTTTGTAACTTAACCCAGTGTCATGCTTTGCTACTAAATCTCCAAGCTCCACTTATAAGCCTGGGCCGTATGAGGAGTGCAAGACAGGCCCATGTTTGGGATGCTGTCGAGACCTCCCAAACGTACGTTGTCTTGTGACTGGTGCGTCTCCTGAGGCGAACCAACAAGAAAGGTCTCCAGAGAGAGTGCCCGCTGATCATAACCAAGCTCTTAATTAAACCATGCGGTTCCGTGCGGTGGTGCTGCTGAGACCCCTTCTTTCCTCACCTTGTCCCTTTCCTGTTCTCTGTTGCCCCCACATCTTACTGCAGCCTCTTTTGGCAGGGACCGTGCACAGGTGCACGCATTCATTCACAAGCAGCACCCAGAGGGCACAAAACAGAACGGCTCCAGCAATGACCCAAGTTGCAAGGCGGGGGAGAATCAGACCCGGTATCTTGCAATCTGTCCTTGTAAAGTGCCTAGTGCAACTCGGACACTGTTCAAATAATATTGCGCCACGCTGCGCATTTAACAGCCTCAGCCCATGTGCCCTGAGTCACAACCTCCATCCTGAGCCAAAGGCTGGTGACCTGGCTAGGACTCCGTTCCAAGTGTCTGTGCTGTTCCCTAGTCGGCATTTTGACTGGCGACAGTGGCAAAGAGAGAAAGGGTGGTTGCCTGGGACTCAATTCCCTGCTTCACCACAGACCCctgtgcgaccttgggcaagtcccttagctctctgggcctcagttgcccatctgtacaatggaaatAATAGCCCCGCCTCACcggggtgctgtgaggatggtGATAGCAAtgcctagcttttatatagtgcaTTTCATCAGATCTCGGAGCACTTTCCCATGGAGATCGGTTTCATTATCCCCTTTCACAGATGGGAGAACTGGGCAGTTCCTGGCCCAAGCAGGCTGGGCATTGAGCTGGGACTTGAAGGCAGGTggagtgctctgtccactagaccacactgcctgcCTAGGTCAAATCCATTGGAGTGTGAGCCACTCACATGTAATGGTTGTGGCAGCCAGATAAGTACCATGGACAGACTCCTGTGCCAACCTTTTTCCTTTTACACTCGGGGCTGTTCGGATTCTACATTAGTgtctcttttcccccttcccacagGGCATTCCCCTGCGCACACACTTGTTAATGGCCCCTACGGCCTCGCTGCTTTTCCCCACACCACACCACGCCCTAACCctctccctctgtccctccctcgCCAGCTCTTCACCGATGGCATCACCAACAAGCTCATGGCCTGCTACATGGACGAGGGGATGGCGGACGCGGTCCTGGTGCGGGTCTACGGCCGGAAGACGGAGCTCTTTGTGGACAGGGAAAATGAGCTGAAGAATTTCCAGGTGCTGCGAGCCCATGGCTGCGCCCCCAACCTCTACTGCACCTTCCAAAACGGCTTGTGTTACGAGTTCATGCAGGGGATGGCTCTGGAACCTGAGCATGTGCGGCAGCCACAAATCTTCaggtgagtgtgtatgtgtgtggtttgTGCCACGTTTCCTTCCTCCGTGGTCCTGCCTTGGGAGGGGAAAGGCACGTGGGTGGAttgctatgggcctgattctgctatcGGTCTTAGGGTGCTGCATGCAGGGAGTGACGTTTGGGAGAAGCCAAGCCAGATCAGGGAATAGGTTCCTGACACCTCTGCAATGCCCCGTATTGGGCTGCTAGCAGGAACTTGGGTGGGAGGCAGCATAGGGCATCCTTTCTCCCAGCAACCAgaggcagctgctggcagggGGGTGGGTGTTGCCTTTCTCTTGCAGACTGGCCTTTCGTCCGGCAGATGTGTAGTGCGCACAGCCATTGCAAGCCCCACAGAGGCTGTTCCCCCGAAGTCTCCCATACCATTTGCCTAGATAGAACCAGGACAGCAGCATTCTCTGGTAACTGCAGTCGGCGACCAGATTCCCTGCTCGTGTAAATGccagcagtattgccaactctcctGGTTTTCTGACAAATCTCGTAATTTGGGGTATACTGATtgaagccccagctgctggaatcaagtgatcacatcagaatctcagctttcatttaaaaagaagtaACTTGTAACCCTCAGGGTTGTTGTGAAGAACTTGAAAACATGATGCAATTGCAACCTGAGGGCTCAGAAACCAGAGAgcaaatcacaggaacaacaacaacaaaaatttggCTTGAAAATCacaagatgattttttaaaaatatcccatGATTTTTGAATCATTGAGGTTGGCAATGCTGAAATTGGCATTTCTCCAGAGACttataccagcagagaatttggcccagtgagtTTGGAGATTTTTGAGATGGTACCTTGAAGCTTTTGGAAGTCACGCCACTAAAATGGAGAGAGAATTTAGACACTTTCAGTCTGAATTTTTAACAGTAGGCGCTGGTTttgtgggtgcccaacttgatGGCCCTGGGGTGTGGCTGAcagaaggtgctgagcatttcccATTGACAGAATCTCGAAGTGTAGCCACCTATTATCGCTGCCCGTGTGATTTGTTATAGGTTGATAGCCTGGGAAATGGCCAAAATGCACGCAATTCACGCCAACGGGAGCCTCCCCAAACCCAGCCTGTGGCACAAGATACACAAGTACCTCACCATCATGAAAACTGATCTCATCACCAAGGCATCCAACCCCaggtaaagagagagagagaacccagcaACAAGACTCCTGCTAAGGGCATCCTGTATCCACGCAGTTCTAGCCAGCTGCACTGGGCTCATCTCTAGTCCTGCGTATGGGTTCAGGCAATGCAGCCAGGCAGTTGTGGGAAGGGTaagtgacatagaatcatagactatcagggttggaagggacctcaggaggtcatctagtccaacccctgctcaaagcaggaccaatccccaactaaatcatcccagccagggctttgtcaagcctgaccttaaaaacctcaaaggagggagattccaccacccccctaggtaacacattccagtgtttcaccaccctcctagtgaaaaagtttttcctaatatccaacctaaacctcccccactgcaacttgagaccattactccttgttttgtcatctgctcccactgagaacagccaagctccatcctctttggaaccccccttcaggtagttgaaagcagctatcaaatcccccccttactcttctcttctgcagactaaataatcgcagttccctcagcctctcctcgtaagtcatgtgctccagtcccctaatcatttttgttgccctccgctggacgctttccaatttttccacacccttcttgtagcgtggggccgaaaactggacacagtactccagatgaggcctcaccaatgtcgaatagaggggaatgatcacgtccctcgatctgctggcaatgcccctacttatacatcccaaaatgccattggccttcttggcaacaggggcacactgttgactcatatccagcttcttgtccactgtcaccccaggtccttttctgcagaactgctgcttagccacttggtccctagtctgtagcggtgaatgggattgttccgtcctaagtgcaggactctgcacttgtccttgctgaacctcatcagatttcttttggcccaatcctccaatttgtctaggtccctctgtatcctatccctaccctccagcgtatctaccactcctcccagtttagtgtcatctgcaaacttgctgagggtgcaatccacaccatcctccagatcattaatgaagatattgaacaaaaccagcccgaggaccgacccttggggcactccacctgataccggctgccaactagacatggagccattgatcactacccgttgagcccgacaatttagccagctttctatccaccttatagtgcattcatccagcccatacttcattaacttgctggcaagaatactgtgggagactgtatcaaaagctttgctaaagtcaaggaataacacatccactcctttcccctcatccacagagccagttatctcctcatagaaggctattagactggtcaggcatgacttgcccttggtgaatccatgctgactggtcctgatcactttcctctcctctaagtgcttcagaattgattccttgaggacctgctccatgatttttccagggactgaggtgaggctgactggcctgtagttccctggatcctcctccttcccttttttaaagatgggcacgaccttagcttttttccagttgtccgggacctcccccgatcgccatgaattttcaaagataatggccaatggctctgcaatcacagccgccaactcctttagcactctcagatgcaacacatccggccccatggacttgtgctcgtccagcttttctaaatcgttctgaaccacttctttctccacagagggttggtggtctcctccccatgctgtgctgcccagtgcagtagtctgggagctgaccttgttcgtgaagacgggcaaaaaaagcattgagtacattagctttttccacatcctctgtcactaggttgcctccctcattcagtaaagggcccacactttccttgactttcttcttgttgctaacatacctggagaaacccttcttgttactcttaatatttcttgctacctgcaactccaagtgtgatttggccttcctgatttcactcctgcatgcccgagcaatatttttatactcctctctggtcatttgtccaatcttccacttcttgtaagctttttttttgtgtttaagatcagcaaggatttcactgttaagccaagctggttgcctcccatatttactattctttctacacatcgggatggtttgtccctgtaacctcaataaggattctttaaaataaagccagctctcctggactcctttccccatcatgttattctcccaggggatcctgcccatcagttccctgaggttgtcaaagtctgcttttctgaagtcctgggtccatattctgctgctctcctttcttccctgtgtcaggatcctgaactcgaccatctcatggtcactgcctcccaggttcccatccacttttgcttgccctactaattcttcccggtttgtgagcagcaggtcaagaagagctctgccccagttggttcctccagcacttgcaccaggaaattgtcccctacacttcccaaaaacttcctggattgtctgtgcaccgctgtattgctctcccagcagatatcagggtgattgaagtctcccatgagaaccagggcctgcgatctagtaacttccgtgagttgccggaagaaagcctcgtactcctcatccctctggtccggtggtctatagcagactcccaccacgacatcacccttgttgctcacacttctaaacttaatccagagactctcgggtttttctgcagtttcataccagagctctgagcagtcatactgctcccttacataccatgcaactcctccaccttttctgccctacctgtccttcctgaacagtttatatccatccatgacagtgctccagtcacgtgagttatcccaccaagtctgtgttattccaatcacgtcataattccttgactgtgccaggacttccagttctccctgcttgtttcccaggcttcttgcacttgtgtataggcacttgagataacttgctgtttgtcctgctttctcagtatgaggcaggagccatcccctcttgcgctctcctgctcgtgcttcctcccagtatcccacttccccacttacctcagggctttggtctccttcccccggtgaagcTAGGTTAAAGCCCTCCACACTGAACTTAACTGGAACTGGGCAAAACCAGAGTGAAAAAAACAGGCAACAGGCAAAGCCCTTGCTGGGGTTTGTCACAAACCTAAAATTCACAACAGGTTTGTCCAAAGATTCAGAGAGGTCAGTAAAACATTCAGCTTAGCTCCGGGGAGTCAGGCCAGTCCAGGGATTGGGCAAAACCAGGCCAAGTTTTGGGTTGAAACCATGTAACTCTGAGACTCTGACCTGAAACAAGACACAATTTTGAGGGCTTTGGTTGCGTTTGGGGGCTTGTTTGAATCCCCAAACTGCAGGGAAGGCAAAACACGTGAGCTAAAAATGCAAGGAAAGAAAGGTGAACATCAGAACTGAACTGCTGAGTGTGGCAGAGCTCTAGAGGTAACGTGGGGTGGCGTTTGTCAGTGGAGCAGCTGACACAATTACAGCAAGGTTTGAAATTTGTCATGTTAAGGAGCAAACCAAGGTGGGCCCTTCCATAATGCAACAGGGAAACATGGTCTAAATATAGCTATGGTCTGTCTACTCTACAAGATTGGCCAATTTTTGTATCTGGGCCCACCGACAAGCAGACTTCCCAGTATAGATGAGACCGCACGGGAGAATGAACCTGGTTGAAATGGGAGATCTCTCTCAACACTTAACTCTCGGATTACACTGCCCAGCCTTTGCTCTGAGTTGCCTTGGAGAGACCTTCGCTGTGTCACAGACAAAGACTTTGGAGCGATCAAAGTGGAGACAACttcgattgtaagctctctggggcagggactgtcttgttgttctgtgtctgtactgcgcctagcacagtggggtcctgggccatgactaggATTCCTCTGTTACTAGCAGTAATAACTCCCAGGAAAATCACCCCAGCTGGGATTAAACTGGGACCTGAGCCCCACTTACACTGGGCATTGATCCCAATTATGTGGGCTGATTTTACACCTAGTTCAGGGTAAATAGGGGTTAAACCAGGGGCCCTTGTAGCTCCAGTACACTGGCTTTAAAACCATCATAGGCCTAACGCTGTTTTTCGGTGATCCAGACAATGCACGTTTAAAACCAGTCCATCTAATgtccagtgcagacaaggcctcaaGGGAGATTTAATCCATTCCAGGTGGGTGGATCTAGAGGAAGTCTCAACCTGCGTCAGGATCCACCTACTTGGACGCCATCAGTACCCATAAACAGTGAAGGTGAATGAACTAGGTGGCACACAGAGTGCATTAAATGGCCAGTTAGATTTAATTATTAACTAGTTCATTTTTTTGGTATCACCGGGTTGCTTGAGGTTATTAATACAACATGTGTCACTGTGGGGTCTTGAAAAATCCCGTTGTCCTTGTGGCTCTGGGCCTGGGAGCTCAGGGAACTGAACCATCATTTTGATCCACATGGACCCTTTGAAGGCAAATTGCTATGAGAGTCTTCTGCTCCTGATTTGACTGATCTGATTGTTGCTGGTTTGTGCCCTATATGTGAGACGGGTTTGAGTCTTGGTCTAGTTCCCTGTGGGACAGGGTTTTACATCACCAAAACCACCAGTGCAATTGAGCTCACTTGTTAGCAAACTCCACCTAGAGGCTAAAGAGTCAGCGGGGCACGGAGATAGAATTATCCTTTTTCCGCCTAGAGAGAGTACATCCACATCACCATGGAGGCACGTTGATAGGATAACATGGGGAAGCTTCTGCTGCTTGATTTGTCCCTGCTCTGAGGCTAAGTAGAGGATCCCAATCTCCAGGACTGTCAAGCCATTCACCGCTGCTGAGTATCAGAACTTGA comes from Lepidochelys kempii isolate rLepKem1 chromosome 21, rLepKem1.hap2, whole genome shotgun sequence and encodes:
- the ETNK2 gene encoding ethanolamine kinase 2 — translated: MEEKLSAAAAAPAGLPGRRGQPAVRCLGIAVDEDNVRPGALRLIRELRPQWAPERVKTKLFTDGITNKLMACYMDEGMADAVLVRVYGRKTELFVDRENELKNFQVLRAHGCAPNLYCTFQNGLCYEFMQGMALEPEHVRQPQIFRLIAWEMAKMHAIHANGSLPKPSLWHKIHKYLTIMKTDLITKASNPRFRQEVPSLEVLEQEVAWLKESLSQLGSPIVLCHNDLLCKNIIYNETEGHVRFIDYEYAGYNYQAFDIGNHFNEFAGVNEVDYSLYPSRDTQLQWLRHYLQAYKQLSRENQGSGGGVISDQELETLYVQANQFALASHFLWACWALIQDKYSTIDFNFFRYARLRFKQYFKAKSVVTALEMPK